From a single Deltaproteobacteria bacterium genomic region:
- a CDS encoding carboxymuconolactone decarboxylase family protein yields the protein MARVNYVEENTTSNPIVKEAFARMRKKRGKVTNIYKALAHKPSILSTIGPFVTSVQQPDELDAKLKERIILRVSKINRSAYCCHAHEQISSKMGFTPEEIREMDDPQSAQISDAEKAALGYADALTVNPGSMPDEVYNKLRNYYSESQIVEITMIAALYNMINRFNEALKLDLEEY from the coding sequence ATGGCAAGGGTTAATTACGTAGAGGAAAACACCACAAGTAATCCAATTGTAAAGGAAGCGTTTGCGCGTATGCGTAAGAAGAGGGGCAAGGTTACGAACATATACAAGGCGCTCGCCCATAAGCCCTCGATTCTGAGCACCATCGGCCCGTTCGTTACGTCGGTGCAGCAGCCGGACGAGCTCGACGCCAAGCTCAAGGAGAGGATCATACTCAGGGTCTCGAAGATAAACCGCTCCGCCTACTGCTGCCACGCGCACGAGCAGATAAGCTCGAAAATGGGCTTTACGCCAGAGGAAATCAGAGAGATGGACGATCCACAGTCTGCTCAGATAAGCGACGCCGAAAAGGCCGCGCTAGGTTATGCAGATGCGCTTACGGTTAACCCGGGCAGCATGCCGGACGAGGTTTACAACAAACTGCGTAATTACTACAGCGAGTCCCAGATAGTTGAGATCACGATGATCGCCGCGCTCTACAATATGATAAACAGGTTCAACGAAGCTCTTAAGCTCGACCTTGAAGAGTACTGA